The following are encoded in a window of Kitasatospora sp. NBC_01250 genomic DNA:
- a CDS encoding LysR family transcriptional regulator, giving the protein MQLDLNLLTALDALLEEGSVAGAAARLHVTAPAMSRSLGRIRRTTGDQILVRTGRAMTPTPYAIAVREQVHELLHQVRGVLAPSRELDPATLERTFTLRWHDSLVAMSGPTLLAAVRGQAAGVRLRFVAESSVDTPELRRGEVDLEANANRPSAPDIRAEKVGETRLVAVVRRGHPLTRARTVTAERYAAAEHVTVSRRGNLSNAVDDALARLGLTRRVVAAAPTEAAALEFARGSDLLISVPEITVRTAAAGLGLVVLPLPVELPSAPVYLSWHQRYDTDHAHTWLRALARTALATCGAS; this is encoded by the coding sequence ATGCAATTGGATTTGAATCTGCTCACCGCGCTCGACGCGCTGCTGGAGGAGGGCAGCGTGGCCGGAGCGGCCGCACGACTGCACGTCACCGCCCCCGCGATGAGCCGGAGCCTGGGCCGGATCCGGCGCACGACCGGCGACCAGATCCTGGTGCGCACCGGCCGCGCCATGACCCCGACGCCCTACGCGATCGCCGTCCGGGAGCAGGTGCACGAGCTGCTGCACCAGGTCCGGGGCGTGCTCGCACCGAGCCGTGAACTCGATCCGGCAACCCTGGAACGCACCTTCACACTCCGCTGGCACGATTCCCTGGTCGCCATGAGTGGCCCCACGCTGCTCGCGGCCGTACGCGGACAGGCGGCGGGCGTGCGATTGCGCTTCGTCGCGGAATCGAGCGTCGACACCCCCGAGTTGCGGCGTGGCGAGGTCGATCTGGAGGCGAACGCCAACCGTCCGAGCGCACCCGACATCCGCGCCGAGAAGGTGGGCGAGACCCGCCTCGTCGCCGTCGTGAGGCGCGGACACCCTCTCACCCGCGCCCGAACCGTCACCGCCGAGCGGTACGCCGCCGCCGAACACGTCACCGTCTCGCGACGTGGGAACCTCAGCAACGCGGTCGACGACGCCCTCGCGCGACTCGGCCTCACCCGCCGGGTGGTGGCGGCCGCGCCCACCGAAGCGGCCGCGCTGGAGTTCGCGCGCGGCTCCGACCTCCTGATCAGCGTCCCCGAAATCACCGTACGCACCGCGGCCGCCGGCCTCGGTCTGGTCGTGCTCCCCCTTCCGGTCGAACTGCCCTCGGCACCGGTCTACCTGTCGTGGCATCAGCGCTACGACACCGACCACGCCCACACCTGGCTGCGCGCACTGGCGCGAACCGCACTGGCCACCTGCGGAGCGTCGTAG
- a CDS encoding GH1 family beta-glucosidase — MANRRDLPVAFRWGASTAAYQVEGAVDEDGRGPSIWDVFTARPGAVRDSRTGEIACDHYHRHTEDVALMRDLGLDGYRFSIAWPRIQPTGAGSANPAGLGFYDRLVDDLLAVGISPLPTLFHWDLPQALEEGGGWLARDTAYRFAEYTEIVADRLGDRVPAWITLNEPFVHMVYGYALGIHAPGRTLMLDALPVAHHQLLGHALAAEVLHERGHAVVIANNLSPVWPASDAAADMAAAAAYDVLHNRLFTDPLLLGRYPDLSAYGVSPDLGGCVRPGDLELIAASGLDGLGVNYYNPTRIAAPTDPGGLPFTEAEITGVPRTAFGWPVVPDGLRELLVGLRDRYGDALPPITITENGCSVADRPAPDGTIPDQPRIDYLAGHLDALAAAIAEGVDVRGYFTWSLLDNFEWAEGFSQRFGLVHVDFATQLRTPKASYAWYRDLIAAHRAHRTG, encoded by the coding sequence ATGGCGAATCGACGTGACCTGCCGGTGGCCTTCCGCTGGGGCGCCTCCACGGCGGCGTACCAGGTCGAAGGGGCGGTGGACGAGGACGGGCGTGGGCCGTCGATCTGGGACGTGTTCACGGCTCGCCCCGGGGCCGTGCGCGACAGTCGCACCGGCGAGATCGCCTGCGACCACTACCACCGCCATACCGAGGACGTGGCGTTGATGCGCGACCTAGGCCTGGACGGCTACCGCTTCTCGATCGCCTGGCCCAGGATTCAGCCCACCGGCGCCGGTTCGGCCAATCCGGCCGGTCTCGGTTTCTACGATCGGCTTGTGGACGACCTGCTCGCCGTCGGGATCTCCCCGCTGCCGACGCTCTTCCACTGGGACCTGCCGCAGGCCCTTGAGGAGGGCGGCGGCTGGTTGGCTCGTGACACGGCGTACCGCTTCGCCGAGTACACCGAAATCGTCGCCGACCGGCTCGGTGACCGCGTGCCCGCATGGATCACTCTCAACGAGCCCTTCGTCCACATGGTGTACGGCTACGCGCTCGGGATCCACGCTCCGGGGCGCACGCTGATGCTCGACGCGCTTCCGGTCGCGCACCATCAGCTGCTCGGGCACGCTCTGGCGGCCGAGGTGTTGCACGAGCGCGGCCACGCCGTGGTGATCGCCAACAACCTCAGCCCGGTGTGGCCGGCGAGTGACGCGGCGGCGGACATGGCGGCCGCCGCCGCGTACGACGTCCTGCACAACCGGCTGTTCACCGATCCGCTGCTGCTCGGGCGCTACCCGGACCTGAGCGCGTACGGCGTGTCACCGGACCTCGGCGGGTGTGTCCGGCCCGGGGACTTGGAGCTCATCGCCGCTTCAGGGCTGGACGGGCTCGGCGTCAACTACTACAACCCGACCCGGATCGCCGCGCCGACCGACCCCGGCGGTCTCCCGTTCACCGAGGCCGAGATCACCGGTGTGCCCCGAACCGCCTTCGGCTGGCCGGTCGTTCCGGACGGCCTGCGCGAACTCCTGGTCGGCCTGCGGGACCGGTACGGCGACGCACTTCCGCCGATCACCATCACCGAGAACGGCTGCTCCGTCGCCGACCGACCCGCCCCCGACGGCACCATCCCCGACCAACCGCGCATCGACTACCTGGCCGGCCACCTCGACGCCCTCGCCGCAGCGATCGCCGAAGGCGTGGACGTGCGGGGCTACTTCACCTGGTCCCTGCTCGACAACTTCGAATGGGCCGAGGGGTTCAGCCAGCGCTTCGGCCTGGTCCACGTCGACTTCGCGACGCAGCTGCGCACGCCCAAGGCCTCGTACGCCTGGTACCGCGACCTGATCGCCGCCCACCGAGCCCACCGAACAGGGTAG
- a CDS encoding TetR family transcriptional regulator — protein MNERNPKSRAPQVNGEPAAGGVAGAAVEPVSGAVGVGGGALFEATDPELRRRPVQQRSQERLERILDACAELLDEVGTAALTTKEIAARAHVPIGTLYQFFTGKQSLLAALARRNLRRYLDRLTRRLAAESPQDIGGFVDLAVEEFVAMKRAVPGFGALDFGLTGPTPPALENVEHLLDGALDNNSAVAQLLHRLTTQHLSGDGRGPGPLALRVALECADAVLKLAFQYDRDGDPALIAECKSLLRRYLAG, from the coding sequence ATGAACGAGCGGAACCCGAAGAGCCGGGCACCCCAGGTGAACGGTGAGCCGGCGGCCGGCGGCGTTGCCGGTGCGGCCGTTGAACCGGTGAGCGGTGCGGTCGGGGTGGGCGGCGGCGCGCTGTTCGAGGCGACCGATCCCGAGTTGCGGCGCCGGCCGGTGCAGCAGCGCAGCCAGGAGCGCCTGGAGCGGATCCTGGACGCCTGCGCGGAGTTGCTCGACGAGGTGGGCACGGCCGCGCTGACCACCAAGGAGATCGCGGCCCGCGCCCACGTCCCGATCGGTACGCTCTACCAGTTCTTCACCGGCAAGCAGAGCCTGCTCGCGGCGCTCGCCCGGCGCAACCTGAGGCGGTACCTCGACCGGCTGACCCGGCGGCTGGCCGCGGAGTCCCCGCAGGACATCGGCGGGTTCGTCGACCTGGCGGTCGAGGAGTTCGTGGCGATGAAGCGCGCGGTGCCCGGCTTCGGCGCGCTCGACTTCGGCCTGACCGGTCCCACCCCGCCCGCCCTGGAGAATGTGGAACACCTGCTCGACGGTGCCTTGGACAACAACAGCGCGGTGGCCCAGCTGCTGCATCGGCTCACCACCCAGCACCTGTCCGGCGACGGGCGCGGACCCGGCCCGCTGGCCCTGCGGGTGGCCCTCGAATGCGCGGACGCGGTGCTCAAACTCGCCTTCCAGTACGACCGGGACGGCGATCCCGCACTGATCGCCGAGTGCAAGTCGCTGCTCCGCCGGTACCTGGCCGGCTGA